From a single Amyelois transitella isolate CPQ chromosome 18, ilAmyTran1.1, whole genome shotgun sequence genomic region:
- the LOC106137428 gene encoding putative ATP synthase subunit f, mitochondrial, giving the protein MTYGDYPKEYDASKHGPYDPARYYGKPDTPFGQVKLNELGAWLSRRQKTPSAVLGACSRAWWRWQHKYVQPKKVSMAPFYQVLVGSMTFFYFINYGKITHHRNYKYH; this is encoded by the coding sequence ATGACTTATGGAGATTACCCAAAAGAATACGACGCATCAAAACACGGGCCCTACGACCCAGCGAGGTACTATGGCAAACCCGACACTCCCTTCGGACAGGTAAAGCTGAACGAGCTGGGGGCTTGGTTATCTCGAAGGCAGAAGACCCCGTCCGCAGTCCTGGGGGCTTGCAGCCGAGCCTGGTGGCGCTGGCAGCACAAGTACGTGCAACCGAAAAAAGTCAGCATGGCGCCGTTTTACCAGGTCCTCGTCGGGTCAATGACGTTCttctatttcattaattaCGGAAAAATTACCCACCACAGGAACTATAAGTACCATTAA